The proteins below are encoded in one region of Lagenorhynchus albirostris chromosome 7, mLagAlb1.1, whole genome shotgun sequence:
- the LOC132522823 gene encoding G-patch domain and KOW motifs-containing protein-like, with translation MADAKDGVLWPAGASRAPISFSFNRASARRWLAEDAAPEKDFLKTEKRRELQSVQPSEAPKELVIPLIQNGHLRQPPTQAPGPSTHTEVLVDGMLSQAVKELIEESTQSLEERENAGVDPMLAIPMIQKGCTRNREGANSEPRAETVPEEADYEAVPVEAYGLAMLRGMGWKPGEGIGRTFNQVVKPRVSSLRPKGLGLGTNLTEVQALAPTGPHHLLRPDEEQEKDKEDQPQGLVPGGALVVLSGPHRGLYGKMEGLDPDNARAMVRLAVGSRMVTVSEYCVRPVSQQEFDKNSLDLSHVSKTSPRQQNGATSSWKALQDQDLHVRQEDSARKRKQHPDRWDPEHLRWRQDGPAAKIEKAAPRSQHWLHRDLRVRFVDKLHKGGQYYNTKMTIEDVLSPDTCVCLTDEGQVLEGLREGMLETLVPKVQGNRVMVVLGPWAGRVGRLLDRDREQSRALVQLQRENRVVELHYDAICQYVGPSDSED, from the coding sequence atggcggacgCCAAAGATGGTGTTTTGTGGCCTGCGGGAGCCTCCCGTGCCCCAATTTCATTCAGCTTCAATCGCGCGTCTGCCCGGAGATGGCTGGCGGAAGACGCGGCTCCGGAGAAGGATTTCTTGAAGACCGAAAAACGGAGGGAGCTGCAGAGTGTGCAGCCCTCAGAAGCCCCCAAGGAACTTGTCATCCCTTTGATCCAGAATGGCCATCTTAGGCAGCCACCGACCCAGGCCCCTGGGCCATCCACACATACTGAGGTCTTGGTGGATGGGATGCTGTCCCAGGCTGTGAAGGAGCTCATTGAGGAATCCACGCAGTctctggaggagagagagaatgcgGGTGTCGACCCCATGCTCGCTATCCCTATGATCCAGAAAGGATGTACCCGCAACAGGGAAGGGGCAAACAGCGAACCCCGGGCTGAGACAGTGCCGGAGGAGGCTGATTATGAGGCAGTCCCTGTAGAGGCCTATGGGCTGGCCATGCTGCGGGGCATGGGCTGGAAACCTGGCGAGGGCATCGGCCGTACCTTCAATCAAGTGGTGAAGCCCCGTGTCAGCTCACTGAGGCCCAAGGGGTTAGGGCTGGGCACCAACCTGACTGAGGTCCAGGCCCTGGCCCCCACCGGCCCCCACCACCTGCTGAGGCCAGATGAGGAGCAAGAGAAGGATAAGGAAGACCAGCCTCAGGGACTGGTGCCTGGAGGAGCTTTGGTGGTTCTTTCTGGCCCTCACCGAGGCCTCTATGGGAAGATGGAAGGCCTCGACCCTGACAATGCTCGGGCCATGGTCCGTCTGGCTGTGGGGAGCCGCATGGTGACTGTTAGTGAGTACTGCGTGCGGCCTGTCTCCCAGCAGGAGTTTGACAAGAACTCCTTGGATCTGAGCCACGTGAGCAAAACTTCCCCAAGGCAACAGAATGGAGCAACCTCGTCATGGAAGGCCCTTCAGGATCAGGACCTCCACGTCCGGCAGGAGGACTCAGCGAGGAAGCGGAAACAACATCCAGACCGGTGGGACCCTGAGCATCTCAGATGGAGACAGGATGGGCCtgcagccaagattgagaaaGCAGCTCCCAGGAGTCAGCACTGGCTGCACAGGGACCTGCGTGTGCGGTTTGTGGACAAGCTGCACAAGGGTGGCCAGTATTACAACACCAAGATGACAATCGAAGATGTCCTGAGCCCGGATACCTGTGTGTGTCTGACAGATGAAGGCCAGGTCCTGGAAGGCCTGAGGGAGGGCATGCTGGAGACCCTAGTCCCCAAGGTCCAGGGCAACCGGGTGATGGTGGTGCTGGGGCCATGGGCTGGAAGGGTGGGCCGTCTGCTGGACCGCGACAGAGAGCAGAGCCGGGCTCTTGTGCAGCTGCAGAGAGAGAATCGGGTGGTGGAGCTTCACTATGATGCCATCTGCCAGTACGTGGGCCCCAGCGACTCGGAGGACTGA